From a single Myxococcus stipitatus genomic region:
- a CDS encoding GTP-binding protein, translated as MAKEKFERNKPHVNIGTIGHVDHGKTSLTAAITKVLAKTGGA; from the coding sequence ATGGCCAAGGAGAAGTTCGAGCGTAACAAGCCCCACGTGAACATCGGCACGATCGGACACGTGGACCACGGCAAGACGTCGCTGACGGCGGCCATCACGAAGGTGCTGGCGAAGACGGGCGGCGCC